One Salisaeta longa DSM 21114 genomic window carries:
- a CDS encoding VOC family protein, which translates to MPAPSLHGVLETSLYADAVDATAAFYETVLQLPVALDERPRLVSFRCGTGIVHVFDHAAAAADGAVPPHGTTGAGHVAFAVPTHALDAWRARLNQQDVPIEQEKTWPHGGHSLYLRDPAGNSVELATPTLWGAMNRDASLQQIRPDVPVDTRDQQPMERFQSRTLRPLCKLQNPLLLTTVSRYLQKYNTGFSQMDRADQEAKVRNLLKEDRRLKRSLVGLVAGHFTEDEYAFYLAHQREVRRRLVALFTQRVVDQLDALSAT; encoded by the coding sequence ATGCCTGCTCCATCGCTTCACGGCGTGCTCGAAACCAGCCTATATGCCGATGCGGTCGACGCGACGGCCGCGTTCTACGAGACGGTGCTGCAGCTCCCCGTGGCGCTCGACGAACGCCCGCGGCTCGTGTCGTTTCGGTGCGGCACGGGCATCGTGCACGTGTTTGACCACGCGGCCGCCGCAGCCGATGGCGCCGTGCCGCCGCACGGAACGACCGGCGCGGGCCACGTGGCCTTTGCCGTTCCAACCCACGCGCTCGACGCGTGGCGCGCCCGCCTGAACCAGCAGGACGTACCCATCGAGCAAGAAAAGACATGGCCCCACGGCGGCCACTCGCTATACCTGCGCGACCCGGCCGGCAACAGCGTCGAGCTGGCCACGCCCACCCTGTGGGGCGCCATGAACCGCGACGCGAGCCTGCAGCAGATTCGTCCGGATGTACCCGTCGACACCCGCGACCAGCAGCCCATGGAGCGGTTTCAGAGCCGCACGCTGCGGCCCCTCTGCAAGCTCCAAAACCCCCTCCTTCTGACGACCGTAAGCCGCTACCTGCAGAAGTACAACACCGGCTTTTCGCAGATGGACCGCGCCGATCAGGAGGCCAAGGTGCGCAACCTGCTCAAGGAAGACCGCCGCCTCAAGCGCTCGCTTGTGGGCCTCGTGGCCGGCCACTTTACCGAAGACGAGTACGCCTTCTACCTGGCGCATCAGCGCGAGGTGCGGCGCCGGCTGGTGGCCCTC
- a CDS encoding calcium/sodium antiporter — MAGLALLTIGAEGLVRGASSLARRLGMSALLVGLTVVAFGTSAPELVVSLGAALRGSSAVALGNVVGSNIANIGLILGTAALIQALNVNAQVIRVEVPLLVLVSAGLLALLYDGTVSRLEGGLLVAALVAYLVFSIRAARREQHPAVAAEYEEGVPPQRAWGLDALYVAGGLGLLVGGANLLVGGAITIAGALGVSEAVIGLTVVAVGTSLPELATSVVAAWRGEGDIAIGNAVGSCLFNILCILGITALVQPLSTADLQWADGAMLVGLPVLLLPLMRTEGQLRRWEGGPLLVIYAAYVAYLVT, encoded by the coding sequence ATGGCAGGACTCGCATTGCTCACCATCGGCGCGGAAGGCCTGGTGCGCGGCGCGTCGTCGCTCGCCCGGCGCCTGGGCATGTCGGCTCTTCTGGTGGGACTTACGGTGGTGGCGTTTGGCACCAGCGCGCCGGAGCTCGTCGTCAGCCTGGGCGCAGCCCTGCGCGGCAGCAGCGCGGTGGCTCTGGGCAACGTGGTGGGCTCAAACATTGCCAACATCGGCCTCATCCTCGGAACGGCCGCGCTCATCCAGGCCCTCAACGTCAATGCGCAAGTCATTCGCGTGGAAGTGCCGCTGCTCGTTCTGGTATCGGCGGGCCTGCTGGCGCTGCTCTACGATGGCACCGTCAGCCGCCTCGAAGGCGGACTGCTCGTAGCGGCGCTGGTGGCGTACCTCGTCTTTAGCATCCGGGCGGCCCGGCGCGAACAGCATCCGGCGGTGGCGGCCGAGTACGAGGAGGGGGTGCCGCCGCAGCGCGCGTGGGGCCTCGATGCGCTGTACGTGGCCGGCGGACTCGGGCTGTTGGTGGGCGGCGCCAATCTGCTGGTGGGCGGCGCGATTACCATCGCCGGGGCGCTGGGCGTCAGCGAAGCCGTCATCGGACTTACGGTGGTGGCCGTGGGCACTAGCTTGCCGGAGCTGGCCACGTCCGTGGTGGCGGCCTGGCGCGGCGAGGGCGACATCGCCATTGGCAATGCCGTAGGCTCGTGCCTGTTCAACATCCTGTGCATCCTCGGCATCACGGCCCTGGTGCAGCCGCTGTCAACCGCCGATTTGCAATGGGCAGACGGCGCGATGCTCGTCGGACTGCCGGTGCTGCTGCTTCCGCTTATGCGCACTGAAGGGCAACTGCGCCGCTGGGAAGGGGGGCCCCTCCTCGTGATCTACGCCGCGTATGTTGCGTATCTGGTAACCTGA
- a CDS encoding Y-family DNA polymerase, with product MSAADVIALIDCENFYASCERVFDPSLRGRPVAVLSNNDGCIVARSSEVKAAGIPMGAPLFQWRAALDRIDAAVLSSNYPLYADMSQRVMRVLERAVMDLEVYSIDEAFATLPALPVDRLRRVARRMRQTVRRHVGVPVRVGIGPTKTLAKVANAKAKATDGVFVCPPEPALTEVLRATPAGDVWGIGRAHAKRLSARGVTDAAAFRALPDAWIRQHMAVTGLRTARELRGERCHAVDPPAPQRKTLIRSRSFGQRVYRQDVLAEALAHHTQRAAEKLRHEGLDAGGMQIFVTTKRFGPPPHYSNRAAQALPQPTSYTPVLVSTARRLLATVYRSTIAGERVGYKKCGVLLYALRPKRARQLGLFAADATGTAPAAPALRSQDALMRAVDALNARMGRGTVYIARTGRGHVREPDACAWAMAQHQRSPCYTTRWTDVPRAMARYVRGPAG from the coding sequence ATGTCTGCTGCAGACGTGATTGCGCTCATCGACTGCGAAAACTTTTACGCCTCGTGCGAGCGGGTCTTCGATCCGTCCTTGCGCGGGCGCCCGGTGGCGGTGCTTTCAAACAATGACGGCTGCATCGTGGCCCGTTCATCGGAAGTGAAGGCGGCGGGCATCCCGATGGGCGCTCCGTTGTTTCAGTGGCGCGCCGCCCTCGATCGCATCGACGCAGCGGTGCTGTCGAGCAACTATCCGCTGTATGCCGACATGTCGCAGCGGGTGATGCGGGTGCTGGAGCGGGCGGTGATGGACCTGGAGGTGTACTCGATCGACGAAGCCTTTGCGACGCTGCCCGCGCTACCGGTCGATCGGCTGCGGCGCGTGGCCCGCCGGATGCGGCAGACCGTGCGGCGGCACGTGGGGGTTCCGGTACGCGTGGGCATCGGCCCGACGAAGACCCTCGCGAAGGTAGCCAATGCGAAAGCAAAAGCGACCGACGGCGTCTTTGTGTGTCCGCCCGAGCCGGCCCTAACGGAGGTGCTGCGCGCCACGCCCGCCGGCGACGTGTGGGGCATTGGCCGCGCGCATGCCAAGCGCCTGTCGGCCCGCGGCGTGACGGACGCGGCGGCGTTTCGGGCGCTTCCCGACGCGTGGATCCGGCAGCACATGGCCGTGACTGGGCTGCGCACCGCGCGGGAGCTGCGGGGCGAGCGCTGCCACGCCGTTGACCCGCCCGCGCCCCAGCGCAAGACGCTGATACGCAGCCGCTCGTTTGGACAGCGCGTGTACAGGCAAGATGTCCTGGCCGAGGCGCTGGCCCACCACACCCAGCGCGCCGCCGAGAAGCTGCGCCACGAAGGGCTGGACGCCGGCGGAATGCAAATTTTTGTGACCACCAAGCGGTTTGGGCCGCCGCCGCACTACAGCAACCGCGCCGCGCAGGCCCTGCCGCAGCCCACCAGCTACACGCCGGTACTTGTATCCACCGCCCGCCGCCTGCTGGCCACCGTCTACCGGTCTACCATTGCCGGCGAACGGGTGGGCTACAAGAAGTGCGGCGTGCTGCTCTATGCCCTCCGCCCGAAGCGCGCGCGGCAGTTGGGGCTGTTTGCCGCCGATGCAACCGGCACCGCCCCCGCAGCGCCTGCACTACGCAGCCAAGACGCCTTGATGCGCGCCGTGGACGCCCTGAACGCGCGCATGGGGCGGGGCACCGTCTACATCGCCCGGACGGGCCGCGGGCACGTCCGCGAACCCGACGCTTGCGCCTGGGCCATGGCGCAGCACCAACGCTCGCCGTGCTACACCACGCGGTGGACGGATGTGCCCCGGGCCATGGCCCGATACGTGCGCGGGCCTGCGGGTTGA
- a CDS encoding LexA family protein, which produces MPLLASSPGPLRLHGLAHPLFLSTVPAGFPNPADDYVETALDLNEYLTGGRPSVFYVRVRGDSMTGAGIHDGDLLVVDRAPRPRAGDVVIAALDGDLTVKRYEVRRGQPYLVPESPHHAPIRIADGQDLMVWGVVQHAIHAVS; this is translated from the coding sequence ATGCCGCTTCTTGCCTCCTCGCCGGGCCCCCTCCGGCTGCACGGCCTTGCCCATCCGCTCTTTTTGTCCACCGTTCCCGCCGGCTTCCCCAACCCGGCCGACGACTACGTGGAGACGGCTCTCGACCTAAACGAGTACCTCACCGGCGGGCGGCCCTCGGTGTTTTACGTGCGCGTTCGGGGCGACTCGATGACGGGCGCCGGCATCCACGATGGCGACCTGCTGGTGGTTGATCGCGCGCCGCGGCCGCGGGCGGGCGACGTGGTCATTGCTGCGCTGGATGGCGACCTGACCGTGAAGCGCTACGAGGTGCGGCGCGGGCAGCCGTACCTCGTGCCCGAGAGCCCCCATCACGCGCCCATCCGCATCGCGGACGGGCAGGACCTGATGGTGTGGGGCGTGGTGCAGCATGCCATCCACGCGGTGTCTTGA
- a CDS encoding DUF2459 domain-containing protein, with translation MKPLMLLFRERFFTVGTGGCSLLRRPWWALAVLLVGCGLPEPVRTERAPADTSRVTITLIRHGWHAGLAVPRAALDSVAWVQDVLGPTVQFVEMGWGEARYYPAPDPGWWATVRAGAWPTGSVVHLVPVTTALTARFPRQPMVRLRITEPSLAALLRYLRASVVVRSTGRAVGAAPGWYPTSQFVRSPLTYHLFQNCNHWVAEALEAAGCSTTRWRALTVGAVLRQARRCEAAMPSSRTAQ, from the coding sequence ATGAAACCGCTCATGCTCCTCTTCAGAGAACGCTTCTTTACCGTCGGTACGGGCGGCTGCTCGCTGCTGCGACGCCCGTGGTGGGCCCTGGCGGTGCTGCTTGTGGGGTGCGGATTGCCGGAGCCTGTGCGCACAGAGCGGGCGCCGGCGGACACAAGCCGCGTCACGATTACACTGATTCGCCACGGATGGCACGCGGGCCTCGCGGTGCCGCGCGCCGCGCTCGATTCGGTGGCGTGGGTGCAGGACGTGCTTGGGCCCACGGTGCAGTTTGTGGAAATGGGGTGGGGCGAGGCCCGCTACTACCCGGCGCCCGATCCCGGATGGTGGGCCACGGTGCGTGCGGGCGCCTGGCCGACCGGCAGCGTGGTGCATCTGGTGCCGGTGACAACCGCGCTCACCGCGCGCTTTCCGCGCCAGCCTATGGTGCGGCTTCGGATCACCGAGCCGAGTCTTGCTGCGTTGCTGCGCTACCTCCGCGCCTCCGTCGTCGTTCGGAGCACGGGGCGGGCCGTGGGGGCGGCTCCGGGATGGTATCCTACCAGCCAGTTTGTGCGTTCGCCGCTCACGTACCACCTATTTCAGAACTGCAACCACTGGGTGGCCGAGGCGCTGGAGGCGGCCGGGTGCTCAACGACGCGCTGGCGGGCGCTTACCGTAGGCGCGGTGCTTCGGCAGGCGCGCCGGTGCGAAGCCGCAATGCCTTCATCACGCACAGCACAGTAG
- a CDS encoding DUF2309 domain-containing protein: MPIERTVLRARIENAAAAIGPLWPLPLFNSSNPLSGLEDQPFAEAVRTGQRLFGGRAYPAADCFRTAWAEGAIEPDILTQRLSDAGFAATPEALLDQMDRAPAPAPPPDETLNQLLTEWLAAFADRGQATWPMPERGDGFYAAWRALAPHERALPTVRDAMDLPETSWDALRAVLADHPEPTWERLFTHHLAALPGWTGHIRWRMQAEAHDWQSEAPLTLIDYLAVRLTAATLLDRPITPPDDAAAPDASEHAALAQCWLAAWEESARRRLLDRLDPSATNAPAERPDAQLVFCIDVRSEIIRRHIEHTGAYETHGYAGFFGLPIALQTHDEAHPHKACPPIVDPRHRIAEDPRPEAHAAADRYARADAWRATGTSLLKTLKHDVAAAFGFVEGSGGFFGGALAGRTLAPLGLAAWRDRLRRWVPAASDVAAPAVARDPDRDNGLPYGLTHDAQVLYAEAAFRLMGWTDRFAPVVVFTGHGAQTPNNPYKASLDCGACAGAPGGPNARVLAALCNTPAVRDALRERGIAIPEDTVFLAAEHNTTTDAVTLYDDATDRVAPEALNRLRDDLSAAQSKAAAERAATLPGGGPATGRDDARRRAHDWAETRPEWGLAGNYAFIIGPRALSQDTSLDGRVFLHSYNWQTDPDGTALETIMTGPLVVGEWINMQYYFSTIDNAAYGSGSKITQNVTGRFGLIQGNGGDLMSGLPLQSLYASDTMAHHAPLRLWALVHAPRDRVEAILNQQYELKRLLDHRWMSLAVVDPSDATVHEYQPGGTWHPRAAPAPAPSA; the protein is encoded by the coding sequence ATGCCCATTGAACGCACCGTTCTGCGCGCGCGCATCGAGAATGCCGCCGCGGCGATCGGTCCGCTCTGGCCGCTGCCCCTCTTCAACTCGTCGAATCCCTTGTCGGGGTTGGAGGATCAGCCCTTTGCGGAGGCGGTCCGTACCGGCCAGCGCCTCTTCGGCGGCCGCGCCTATCCCGCCGCCGACTGCTTCCGCACGGCCTGGGCCGAAGGCGCCATCGAGCCCGACATCCTCACGCAACGCCTGTCCGACGCCGGCTTCGCGGCCACGCCCGAGGCCCTGCTCGATCAGATGGACCGCGCCCCTGCTCCGGCGCCCCCGCCCGACGAGACGCTGAACCAGCTGCTGACGGAGTGGCTTGCGGCCTTTGCCGATCGGGGCCAGGCCACGTGGCCCATGCCGGAGCGCGGCGATGGCTTTTACGCCGCCTGGCGCGCCCTCGCCCCGCACGAGCGCGCCCTGCCCACGGTGCGCGATGCGATGGATCTGCCGGAGACGTCGTGGGATGCCCTCCGCGCCGTGCTGGCGGATCATCCCGAGCCCACCTGGGAGCGCCTGTTCACCCATCACCTGGCCGCCCTGCCGGGCTGGACGGGCCACATCCGCTGGCGGATGCAGGCCGAGGCGCACGACTGGCAGTCTGAGGCCCCGCTCACCCTGATCGACTACCTCGCGGTGCGCCTGACCGCCGCGACGCTTCTGGATCGTCCCATCACTCCGCCCGATGACGCCGCGGCACCCGACGCGTCGGAGCACGCGGCCCTCGCGCAGTGCTGGCTCGCCGCCTGGGAGGAGAGCGCGCGCCGGCGGCTCCTGGATCGCCTCGACCCATCGGCCACCAACGCGCCCGCCGAACGCCCCGACGCGCAGCTCGTCTTCTGCATCGACGTCCGCTCGGAAATCATCCGGCGCCACATTGAGCACACCGGCGCGTACGAGACGCACGGCTACGCTGGCTTCTTTGGCCTGCCCATCGCGCTGCAGACGCACGACGAAGCGCATCCGCACAAGGCGTGCCCGCCCATCGTCGATCCGCGCCACCGCATCGCCGAAGATCCGCGCCCCGAGGCCCACGCGGCCGCCGACCGCTACGCCCGTGCGGACGCCTGGCGCGCCACGGGCACGTCGCTCCTGAAGACCCTCAAGCACGACGTCGCCGCGGCCTTCGGGTTTGTGGAGGGCAGCGGCGGCTTCTTCGGCGGGGCGCTGGCCGGCCGTACGCTCGCTCCACTGGGCCTGGCCGCCTGGCGCGACCGCCTGCGCCGGTGGGTACCCGCGGCCTCCGACGTCGCGGCGCCCGCGGTAGCCCGCGACCCCGACCGCGACAATGGCCTTCCGTACGGCCTTACACACGATGCGCAGGTGCTGTACGCCGAGGCCGCCTTCCGCCTGATGGGCTGGACGGATCGCTTTGCGCCCGTCGTCGTGTTTACCGGCCACGGCGCCCAAACACCGAACAACCCATACAAAGCCAGCCTCGACTGTGGCGCGTGCGCCGGTGCCCCCGGCGGTCCCAACGCCCGCGTGCTCGCCGCCCTCTGCAACACCCCTGCCGTGCGCGACGCCCTCCGCGAACGCGGAATTGCAATTCCTGAGGATACCGTGTTTCTTGCAGCCGAGCACAACACCACCACCGACGCCGTCACGCTGTACGACGACGCCACCGACCGCGTCGCGCCCGAGGCCCTCAACCGGCTGCGCGACGACCTGTCTGCTGCGCAGTCGAAGGCCGCGGCCGAGCGCGCCGCCACGCTGCCCGGCGGCGGTCCTGCAACCGGACGCGACGATGCGCGCCGCCGCGCCCACGACTGGGCCGAGACGCGCCCCGAGTGGGGGCTCGCCGGCAACTACGCCTTCATCATTGGGCCCCGCGCCCTCAGCCAAGATACATCCCTCGACGGGCGCGTCTTCCTGCACTCCTACAACTGGCAGACCGACCCCGACGGCACCGCCCTCGAAACCATCATGACCGGCCCCCTGGTGGTCGGCGAGTGGATCAACATGCAGTACTACTTTTCCACCATCGACAACGCCGCTTACGGCAGCGGATCGAAGATCACCCAGAACGTCACGGGCCGCTTTGGGCTCATCCAGGGCAATGGCGGCGACCTCATGAGCGGCCTGCCGTTGCAATCCCTCTATGCCTCCGATACCATGGCACACCACGCCCCGCTGCGCCTGTGGGCGCTCGTGCATGCGCCGCGTGATCGCGTGGAGGCGATCCTGAACCAGCAGTACGAGTTGAAACGATTGCTTGACCACCGCTGGATGTCGTTGGCGGTGGTAGATCCGTCCGATGCCACGGTGCACGAATACCAGCCGGGCGGCACCTGGCACCCGAGGGCCGCGCCCGCTCCGGCACCTTCCGCATAA
- a CDS encoding DUF2294 domain-containing protein, which yields MPTKGQVEAAVTEAITKFERDYLGRGPKEARTFIIEDLVVVRLQGILSPAEQQLSHENGGVDLIKQMRSRLIESSSDALRALVTEATGTEVVSLHTDISARTGERVFVFSMADDLAAAFRS from the coding sequence ATGCCCACCAAAGGACAAGTCGAAGCGGCCGTTACCGAGGCCATCACCAAGTTCGAGCGCGACTACCTGGGCCGCGGCCCCAAGGAGGCGCGCACCTTCATCATTGAGGACCTCGTGGTGGTGCGGCTGCAGGGCATCTTGAGTCCGGCCGAACAGCAGCTGAGCCACGAAAACGGCGGCGTCGACCTCATCAAGCAGATGCGCTCGCGCCTCATCGAAAGCTCTAGCGACGCCCTGCGCGCCCTCGTCACCGAGGCCACCGGCACCGAGGTGGTGAGCCTGCACACCGACATCAGCGCACGGACCGGCGAGCGCGTGTTTGTGTTCAGTATGGCAGACGACCTTGCGGCCGCCTTTCGCTCGTAG
- a CDS encoding NADP-dependent isocitrate dehydrogenase: MPTAADPSTAPAPTLDTPTPIAVAYGDGIGPEITEAVLRILDAADAPLQYDVVHIGKAAYERGITSGIPEDAWTTIRNNKVLLKGPITTPQGGGYKSLNVTLRKALSLFANVRQAKAYAPFVDSNHPDMNVVVIRENEEDLYAGIEHQQTREVAQILKLITRPGSERIIRYAFEYARAYGREKVTCMTKDNIMKHTDGLFHEVFDEVAAEYPDIESDQLIIDIGAARVAAQPEQFDVIVTLNLYGDILSDITAQIAGSVGLAGSANIGTDVAMFEAVHGSAPDIAGRGIANPSGLLVGATQMLVHLGAADVAQTIKNAWLKTLEDGIHTADIYQAETSHREVGTEAFTDAVIARLGAEPDTLKPVRYRSGGIHVEPAPTPAQEKVLRGVDVFIDWDDDGRDPDVIGHGLEEAAATVNWGLKMITNRGVKVYPDGLPETFWTDHWRCRFLPADAEAIDFARILDLLGALHNAGWDVIKTEHLYTFDGRRAYSLGQGE, from the coding sequence ATGCCTACAGCTGCTGATCCATCCACGGCCCCCGCGCCCACCCTCGATACGCCCACTCCCATCGCGGTCGCATATGGCGACGGCATCGGGCCGGAGATTACCGAGGCGGTGCTGCGCATCCTCGACGCGGCCGATGCACCCCTGCAGTACGACGTCGTTCACATCGGCAAGGCGGCGTACGAACGCGGCATCACCTCCGGCATTCCCGAGGACGCGTGGACGACGATCCGCAACAACAAAGTTCTGCTGAAAGGCCCCATCACCACGCCGCAGGGCGGCGGCTACAAGAGCCTGAACGTGACGCTGCGCAAAGCCCTCAGCCTGTTTGCCAACGTGCGCCAGGCGAAGGCCTACGCGCCGTTTGTCGACTCGAACCACCCGGACATGAACGTGGTGGTGATCCGCGAGAACGAGGAGGACCTCTACGCGGGCATCGAGCATCAGCAGACGCGGGAGGTGGCGCAGATCCTGAAGCTCATCACGCGCCCCGGCTCCGAGCGCATCATCCGCTATGCGTTCGAGTATGCGCGGGCCTACGGCCGTGAGAAGGTGACGTGCATGACGAAAGACAACATCATGAAGCACACCGATGGCCTCTTCCACGAGGTCTTTGATGAAGTGGCCGCCGAGTACCCCGACATCGAGAGCGATCAGCTCATCATCGACATCGGGGCGGCGCGGGTGGCGGCGCAGCCCGAGCAGTTCGACGTGATCGTGACGCTCAACCTCTACGGCGACATCCTCTCCGACATTACGGCCCAGATTGCAGGCTCGGTGGGACTCGCCGGCTCGGCCAACATCGGGACGGATGTGGCCATGTTTGAGGCGGTGCACGGCTCGGCGCCCGATATTGCCGGGCGCGGCATTGCCAACCCGTCGGGGCTGCTCGTGGGGGCGACGCAGATGCTGGTGCACCTGGGCGCGGCCGACGTGGCGCAGACCATCAAAAACGCGTGGCTGAAGACGCTCGAAGATGGAATCCACACGGCCGACATCTACCAGGCGGAAACGAGCCACCGCGAGGTGGGCACCGAGGCGTTTACCGACGCCGTCATCGCGCGGCTGGGGGCCGAACCCGATACGCTGAAGCCGGTGCGCTACCGCTCGGGCGGAATCCACGTGGAGCCCGCGCCCACGCCGGCGCAAGAGAAAGTCCTGCGCGGCGTTGATGTGTTCATCGACTGGGACGACGACGGGCGCGATCCGGACGTGATTGGCCACGGGCTGGAGGAGGCCGCCGCGACGGTGAACTGGGGCCTCAAGATGATCACCAATCGCGGCGTGAAGGTGTACCCCGACGGCCTCCCGGAGACGTTCTGGACGGATCACTGGCGCTGCCGCTTTCTCCCGGCCGATGCCGAGGCTATTGACTTTGCCCGCATCCTCGACCTTCTTGGGGCTTTGCACAACGCCGGCTGGGACGTCATTAAGACGGAGCACCTGTACACGTTCGACGGACGCCGCGCCTACTCGCTGGGGCAGGGCGAGTGA
- a CDS encoding proton-conducting transporter transmembrane domain-containing protein gives MPRLLTRMVWALFALSTLAILGYAFYGAPWTSPFVRFDGLTVFMGGVVTFVSGIVHSFALRYMQGQQRINAFFGRLFALTALALLVAAANHAVLLWAAWTGMGWVLADLIGHLKDWPQAQAAARYTRRALLLGSALLAAALALLALGTGHVVVSAALAAASDLPTAWPLAIGGLVAGAAVIQSALVPAQRWLLSSMTAPTPVSALMHAGIVNAGGVLLARFAPLLAPHASLLTVLVVLGGLSALLGQAWMLVQTDVKRQLACSTTAQMGFMVLQVGLGFVPAALAHLMLHGFYKAYLFLSVGEAVQGGAAAPATRPTPLGWIVTGLSAVGGAVLFAALTGKSLLAPTTGAVLACFVALTVLQAVRTLAQTQALSRAARLVGLPLGMAGGVALYAAIYNGVSALIGHGPLHAQPLNAAHGVLLALFIGAYVVQQSGRHRNSLRLYALLRSTSRPHPATLLTHRPDYHAH, from the coding sequence ATGCCACGTCTGTTGACACGAATGGTCTGGGCGCTGTTTGCCCTGAGCACGCTCGCCATTCTGGGGTATGCCTTCTACGGCGCGCCGTGGACGTCGCCCTTCGTTCGCTTCGATGGCCTCACCGTCTTTATGGGGGGCGTCGTGACCTTCGTGAGCGGCATTGTGCATAGCTTTGCGCTGCGCTACATGCAAGGACAGCAGCGCATCAATGCGTTCTTCGGACGGCTCTTTGCGCTCACTGCCCTCGCGCTGCTCGTGGCGGCGGCCAACCACGCGGTGCTGCTGTGGGCGGCGTGGACGGGCATGGGCTGGGTGCTAGCGGATCTCATCGGCCACCTGAAGGACTGGCCACAGGCCCAGGCCGCGGCACGCTACACCCGGCGCGCGCTCCTCCTCGGCAGCGCGCTCTTGGCCGCAGCCCTTGCGCTGCTTGCGCTGGGCACCGGGCACGTCGTCGTTTCCGCGGCCTTGGCGGCCGCATCGGATCTCCCCACCGCCTGGCCCCTCGCCATCGGCGGATTGGTCGCGGGCGCTGCGGTGATCCAGTCGGCCCTGGTGCCGGCGCAACGGTGGTTGCTGTCCTCCATGACGGCCCCCACCCCGGTCTCCGCCCTGATGCACGCGGGCATCGTCAATGCAGGCGGTGTGCTGCTCGCGCGCTTCGCTCCGCTGCTCGCGCCCCACGCGTCGCTCCTCACCGTCCTGGTGGTGCTGGGCGGCCTCAGCGCGCTCCTTGGGCAAGCCTGGATGCTCGTCCAAACCGACGTCAAGCGCCAGCTCGCCTGCTCCACCACCGCGCAGATGGGCTTCATGGTGCTGCAGGTGGGCCTGGGCTTTGTGCCCGCTGCGCTGGCCCACCTCATGCTGCACGGCTTCTACAAGGCGTACCTGTTTCTTTCGGTTGGGGAAGCGGTGCAGGGCGGCGCCGCGGCGCCCGCGACCCGCCCAACGCCTCTCGGATGGATCGTTACCGGACTCAGCGCTGTGGGCGGCGCGGTGCTGTTTGCGGCCCTAACGGGCAAGTCGCTGCTTGCGCCCACCACCGGCGCGGTGCTCGCGTGCTTTGTGGCGCTCACGGTATTGCAAGCGGTGCGCACCCTCGCCCAAACGCAGGCGCTCTCGCGGGCCGCGCGGCTGGTGGGGCTGCCCCTGGGCATGGCCGGCGGCGTGGCGCTCTACGCCGCCATCTACAACGGCGTCAGCGCGCTCATCGGCCACGGCCCGCTGCACGCCCAACCGCTGAACGCCGCGCACGGCGTGCTGCTCGCGCTGTTCATTGGCGCCTACGTCGTGCAGCAGAGCGGCCGGCACCGCAACAGCCTCCGCCTCTACGCCCTGCTGCGCAGCACCTCACGCCCCCACCCCGCCACGCTCCTCACCCATCGCCCCGACTATCATGCCCATTGA
- a CDS encoding DoxX family protein: MATLSCYVLAALFVSTGLLHFIMPQTFVRIVPPYLPRPLLLVYISGVFEIAGGAGLLVSTWRPLAGWGLILLLIAVFPANVHMALHPAAFRPIPAWALYLRLPLQVVLIAWVYAAAVA, encoded by the coding sequence ATGGCGACACTCTCCTGCTATGTCCTCGCCGCCCTCTTTGTGAGCACGGGGTTGTTGCACTTCATCATGCCGCAGACGTTTGTGCGCATCGTGCCGCCGTATCTGCCGCGTCCGCTGCTGCTGGTGTACATCAGCGGTGTTTTTGAGATAGCGGGCGGTGCGGGGTTGCTGGTGTCCACCTGGCGCCCGCTTGCCGGATGGGGCCTCATCCTCCTGCTCATCGCCGTCTTCCCCGCCAACGTCCACATGGCGCTGCATCCCGCGGCCTTTCGGCCAATTCCTGCGTGGGCGCTCTACCTCCGGTTGCCCTTACAGGTGGTCCTCATCGCCTGGGTGTACGCGGCCGCCGTGGCGTAG
- a CDS encoding P-II family nitrogen regulator yields the protein MPPEHTLHPLKKIEIIVHGEKEMYVRNLFDDAGVSGYTIHRDIVGRGAHGFHEGQLLFNDRSSLVMFFAVGREGTIRRIVSGLTPLFEKSSGVMFVSDTSVVRLDKFTDGD from the coding sequence ATGCCCCCCGAGCATACGCTCCATCCGCTTAAGAAAATCGAAATCATCGTGCACGGCGAGAAAGAGATGTACGTGCGCAACCTGTTCGACGACGCCGGCGTGAGCGGCTACACCATCCACCGCGACATCGTAGGCCGCGGCGCGCACGGCTTCCACGAAGGACAGCTGCTCTTCAACGACCGCTCCTCGCTGGTCATGTTCTTCGCCGTCGGCCGCGAGGGCACCATCCGCCGCATTGTAAGCGGCCTTACGCCCCTGTTCGAGAAGAGCTCGGGCGTGATGTTCGTCTCCGATACGTCGGTGGTGCGCCTCGACAAGTTTACCGACGGCGACTGA